The following is a genomic window from Malus sylvestris chromosome 12, drMalSylv7.2, whole genome shotgun sequence.
tatttccgatatcaatGGCAAAGCCAAGATTTCTTGTGAGGAGGGGCCTCAAACAagtatagaagaagaaaaaacgaaTAATGGTTATAAACTTACTAATGCAAAACATCATAATATTTATCCAAATAATTAAGTAGTCAAAATTAACATATGCATAGATAATTTTATCTATCCATAGTAATCAAAATTATTCTTGACGAATTGCAATGAAACAGTTGCATAATGTCATCTATagtatttaaataattattaaactGAATAGAGAGAAGTACGAACATCTTTGCAAACCCTAAAACTCAAGTAAGAGGTGGGATAGAATAGAAACAAATGTTTTATAGTGAATAATAATAGAGTAttacaaacctttttgttctttattCAATAAATTTGGGATTTAGAATggctaaatatatgaaattcaaTAAGAAAAGGTAAAAACTCTCCCCGTGCATAAGTGAAAGAcggttttattttaattaaaagtgaaTGATGGGTTTTAATTTAATGTTATTGATTTGTGAGAGggttgtgctatccacacacctctttttgcTTTCCATACACCCTCTCAATTTGCGATCGTCtgattaaatgaattgaatatcgaatgacataaattaacaagagtgtgtTAAAGGTAAAAAATTTATGCAAATGGCACTACTCTTTGTGATAAATGACCATTTAAAATATATACTTATTTTTGGGATGGTATCCATGAGATGAAAGATAGATAATGAttgaatttgttttagttgttgaGAAGGGCTGCAAAGCAATGGAAATAGGTGTAGTAGAttgaatttgttttagttgttgaGAAGGGCTGCAAAGCAATGGAAATAGGTGTAGTAGACTAGTCTTATTTTTTAGGTGAGAGTAGGCCTAGGACTACTGTAGTCCTTAACTGCCTCCGTCACTGtccgatatcatcaatatttaataccttggtgGTGGTACAGGTGGTTGGTTGGGGAACTGGAATAAAAGCTAGGTAGTGGATTTTAGTTAAATGAGTTTGATGGAAAGAGGAGGAACGTTGTCGTAAGGAGGCAACGACAACACACAAACGTAGAAAAGCAACATGTATCCCATGCCCGTTTTCGTCATTCTAGTATGCatattctctttcttttccatttACCTTTGTAATTGACTTTTCTTGCATTGCTAATTGAATATTGTTGAAGACATGGGTGTTTAGTATGTTTATATGAGCTCCATTTGGTTTATTGATCATTCATCTTCAATTGAATATGTTTTCACTATCTTTCTTCCACTTATCCAACAATTGATGCAGGAGACATTTCAAAACCAATTTGGAACCCTGGCTACATTTCACTGTTTGGCACATTAGGACCAAATTGTACACGTCTAGCTAACTAACTGCTCTTTTGTTTGTCCTGTACCCCTTTTGCaaaagaagaacaaagagttgAGAGCGCAATGGATTTGCAAAAAGAGAACAAAGATGTTACTGCACAATTgaaggttgttttttttttttttgctgcaaGTCAGGGGCAGACCAACAACACTAGGTAAAACTTTTTTGTTAGCACCTCAATACGTCTGGAGGTATTGGATTGCTGTTTAGTGTAGATGGGGCACCATAAGTTTATTCGACTTATACTTGTTATTTTTGGGAATGTTCATGTTAGTTTTTGAGATATTACTTGGCGTATGTATTCAACTTATGTAATTAaattcttgattaatgaaaatgtGGTTGACCGAAGTATTACCTTACATTTGTTATAAATTCTAATTCCAAACTAAAAAACAAGGAATATGTGGTAGTTTGTTCATCACATATTGAAAACCAATAGCTATTTGATTTTGACATATGTGACGAATTTATAGGTCActaaattttgtgttttgttaCACTTATTTCGTCACATATCTCCTCGAATCCAGTATCCTAATCATTTAATGGGTGGTGTAGATGGCATCATACATAAAATATGTGACGAGCATAAAATTCATAACATGGACTTTCGGTGATGCCTTATAAGTGACACTAGCAGTTACATTGGATGTGACACATTTTCCCTTTTCATGATGAATATATGTCGTCACATAAACCTTATCTTTTTGTAGTGATATTATAGAGATAATATACTATGGATGAGTCCATAGGATTAAAGTTATGGGAGCAATGTCCTAAATGAGGTTAGGGTAGGGAGACTTATATTCCATAGTTACTTAGTCCATAAACAAAAATTCCTCGCCGTTTGGAAAGTCAACTAAACTATCTGGAAAGGTTGGTGCATAATGTATTAAGGTTAACATGGTCTTGTTGGACACGTGGTGGATATACACGTGCTTGTTTGTTGAACAAATCCACTGAACACTGATCACCAAAGAAGCCTAAACGAATGGATGCTTACCATATGTCAAACGTTACAAATCTTTGGATTGTAGTATGCAAATAGTTCTTAGACCTGAATCATCATTGGATATCTTGTGGCTTATAAATATGAACTTTCAATTTCACCACAAAGCCCTCACTACCTCGCAAGGCTTGACAGTGTATGGCACGGGTTCATGTCTATGAGTACGGAGATATAGGAATATGCAATATGGTATCTATCACCTTGTGGTAACTGTTCAATATAAGGAGATCTCTCTCGAAACCGCTTGAAGATCCATTTCGAAAATTTATGGCAAAGTAATTGTTGATCAAGCTATGTTTGTAAGACCTGCTTCAACATGAGATGCATCATGGTGATCACATATATCTACATATGATTTGACATAATTTTATATCATATATATCTTGATTGAGATATGAGTGATAGAAGAAccaaattacattgtaattacAATCAAAGTTCAAAAGGGTATTATGATTATTTTATGAATACCTTTATCTAATCCAAGTAACCATGACATGTTGCTATGTATGATTCATGAATTGTGggattaaattaatttattaattaatttcactTGTTGTTTTAGTTAGAACCTAAGAGGTCACACATCTATGATTAAGATGGAACGAATAAATAAAGGTTTATTTGGAGAAATTCTTTTATATGGGGCATTTTTGTTCGCTTGGACTAGTTCCATAGTGGTCATGGAAACTTGGAGGTTCCTATTCCACCAACCAATTTCAAGAAGTCAAGGATCCGAAGAAGCAAAGGAGAGCAAAGGAATGAAGACCCTCTCTTGGGTGAACAgcgtgtgcaaatgcaaagatatctacaaaggtataatggTTCTCAATtctctcttgtaaatttgagtTGAGTCACAGTTCACCACgccactaggctttgaatttaatggtcAAGGTTTATTTTTTAGTGCATATATACTCAAATAATCTTAGTTTAgccaatttttccttcattcatGGTACCAAAACAGGTTATCTCGTGTGTGAAAGCCCAACGACCACacgtgctccacgtcacccgATTGCTTAACCTTTGCTAAAATAGAGACAAAATAACCAAACATGATAGGCCGATTTGGTCGATAGTTTACTTTTAATCTGTAGTAAAATTGTCGAAATCTAAAATCGAGTTTTCACCTTTAGCTGTAATTGTACACCATAAATTGTCTCACATAATAAGATATCACTCACTTTGGGTTTCACCCacaaggatttttttttaatccaatccTACTGTGGTACTTATGAATTGAAatcctctctgaatctcgaagTCCAAAAACCGCATATTCAGAGATCCAGGCCattcaagaaagagagagagatctagACCCTTTAGTCGGTGTGGAGGTGAGCCAGTGGGATGGAATACTGGGTTCGTAAGATTTAAAATGAATGGTCTGGATCTCTAAGTCTGCCAACTCCAAACACAGAGATCTAGAGAGGATCTGAATTCGGTAATAAACACACTGATGTGAGTCCAAGAAATGTAGGATCTATCTCACCTAGACCGAGTACCTCAGCAGTGTCCTAACACGGATTTGTTCAACTATGATACTAATAAGCAACGCCCAGACGAATTTGTTCTTGGGCTGAGAAACACAACTTACATGGAAATGTGGGGTTGCACATATAAAGACacttcacatgtaatcatacaGGTGATGTGGGATCTAGCACACCTGGTAACCTGCCAATGTTATTTTACTCAACGACGTAAGAACACTACACTAACTTGATTCGAATATTTTGTGAGTGGcgttatccacacacccatttttatctTCCACACACCTTCTGTTAATTAATGTCTTTTGATCGtcttttatttgtgtttaataGCACACAACCAACCATCGGGAACAGGTAGGCCTTCATTTGGGACAACTATATTTTAAACCCGGTTTGAATTTTCATGCTCTCTGCTATATtatggtttaaaaaaaaaaaatcattttcgaTGGCCTCTGAAATCTCATGGCCTGCCCTAGGTTTGGTTTGAGAACTACAACCTAGAGTCGGCCGACCATGAGATAACATGATGGCCAGGAAAAATCTCAACTCTAATCAGTGACATAAGCTTGAAATCACATGCGTGGCGCTACGGAAATGAACATAAAATCAAGGAGAGGATTTTGTTACTACTTATCTTATTTTACCTGTATTCCAAGCTTGAAGCAGTATTTCAAGCAACGTTCAATTCAGCAGAATGCAGCGAGGGACAGTACTATAATCTGTAATAATATTCTGCGGAAACGATTTGTTTATCCCCTGAGCTACGGAGGAGAACAAAAATTGGATTTCATTGCAATGACACGAATATGCGTTGAAATAAGAAAGTCACTATCTGTGTCTAGCTCTGAGAAAATTCTCGGCTGCGCTTGGCAGCAGCAAGGACTGCATTCATCAATATTCCACGAAATCCACCCTTCTCCAACTCATGAACGCCAGCAATGGTAGTTCCACCAGGTGATGTTACATCATCTTTTAGCTGACCTGGATGCTTCCCAGTATGACAAGCCATAGATGCTGCTCCTAATACCtgcaaaaaagaaacaaagaatcAGACCTCCCCACAACACCGAACCGATGAGAAACAAATTGACAAAATATTTTGGAATGCAAAACGCCAAGAAAATGTATTATAAACTCTAAACCTTGCACAGAGAGCGATTTTTTCAAAATGTACTCGTGATGTGCAAGCCACCAACATCAAGGTCCAAAGGCAGTAGGAGTTATACAATATCTCAATTTTTTTGTACACCTTTGTTGGTAAAGGCTTTACTTTGAGAAGTAACATGATTAGATACTCTCATATATTTTATGCCAAATGTCCCTTTCGAGGAGATCAAGACCTACACTGTTAAAGTTTGTGAGAAATAGAAACACATACACGATGGTATGATGATGCCAAATGACAGCTTGAGCGCTAAACCACCAAGCAATATAAATACACTTACAGTTTGAGATGCTAGACCCAACGCAAGTTCTCGAGGTAAACCTGCAGCAACTCCTCCATCTGCCAAAGCCTCTAttgccaaatatatatatgcaggACCACTGCCACTGTATGTTTATAAAGCGCATTAATCAAACCACAATTTATGAGTGCACCTCTTAAGTTACAGTTTACTATTATTTGGACAATACTTCATGGTTGACGAACCAAAAAACCTCTCTAATTGCAAGGGTACTTGAAAGGGAAAAAAGTCTCTAATTGCAGTAGGAGATGAGTAACATTTTGCATTGAAGTATGAATCAGAATCAAGTAGACACAAAGCCACATACCTCAGGCCAGTAACTGCGTCAAAGTATTTTTCATCAGCTTTCCATGTCTTGCCTATTGATCCAAATACTTTAGCTATGAGGTCCCCATCTTGTTCTGTTGCACCTCCTCCCAAGCTCAAAACTATTTTACCAGAAGATTAGTGGTGCAtgacatttttcatccattttaCAAAATTGGCACACCAAATTACAAATAATATGAAAACAATCCAAGGAAAATGTGCATAAGCCAGAGGGAGACTTGAAGAATTCTAAAATACATTAACTAGACATAAGTAATCCGCATTTTACCTCTTGTCACCAGAGTCACGTAACAGAAGGATGATCTACAGTGACCAGATATCATTACCTAGTTAATACTAAGAAAAATACCTCTTCAGTACGTAAATAGCTGATAGTTTTTACATAGGGAGAGTTCCGAAGGGCAGGGCGAGAGAAGTACAACATAAGGCTTGGTAGATATTACTTTAGAAAAGGCTCGCCAAAAAGAAATATTACGTTAGAAAAATCCTACCAACCTATTAACAACAAAAATGCCTACTATGCATCTTAAATTTCACTGAAAACCTGATAGCTATATGGAGCATCTAATTGCATCTTAGCATTGTAAGTATGCAAAGCAAACTAAAGTTCAAATACAACCTGTAGCCAACACAGTTTACAGGTTcataaagaaaaacaataaaGCATACATTTTTAACATCAATATGAaagattaaaatattaaaaggaTAACATAAGTACCTGAGGCTGCTGCACCGACAGCTGAAGGAGTATTTGGCATTACCCTAATAAATCGGTTGTGACCGGCCCATTCCTGAGAAGGATGGaacaattttgttggaaaaatagATAAAAATCTGGAGGCCATGGActcaactttttattttcaataagTAAGATTCACAGCTCAAAAGTTatttattaaagtagaaaattgAACTCAATGCATGAAAgacagaaaaaacaaaagaaaaaagaacgtAATCATACGAGTAGAATAAAAGCACTTAGAGAATGGagaacaaacaagagggagagATAGTGGGGACAAAATATAGTAGTTATAGGATTTCACATTATGATTTCTAAAGTATAACatgataaaattatttattcCAAATAAATTAGATCCTTAAAAGTCATTTCCCGGATCATGCCTCCCTGGTAGTATTAAAAGCATGCAGTCCAATTATTAATTAAACATATACGGACCAAAACAAATTATTCAGTTCCTGAAATCATAAAACTAGTAACCCAAATTACTAAGAAACTTCAATTTTCACTACTATGTACAATTTGAAGGGTGAAAAGGGGGCTAAACTTGGGAGTGGCTAACTGTTGTAAGTCTGGGTAATTGATTCACTCTGTGCAAAGAGAAATGCTAGCAACATTATTGTCAAACACGACTCTATATTCTTTCTGGTTCTTGGCACATTCATAAGTTGGGAAAATGATTATTATACAGTTGTTTATAGATACCGACCAGTAATAGCCATTGCCCTATATTTTCAGTCATGATATCTTAAATACCTTTGAAAAATTACGAACTGCACTATTTCCCTATAGAAAGGAAAACAAAGGGGAGAACTACAAGTCCCCTGAATTTAAAATTCAAGAACGGATGCTAAGGTGATGACATTTTATGTGGACATGATACATTACTACTTCAGTTCATCAGATTATAGTGCGCATGTTTTGTGCTATTTATCGGTCTTTCAGCCTCCGTATAGCTAACCAAACATTGAGGACTTCACATTTCTCCATGATAGAAAAGCCAGTCTTGCTTTCTTTGCTACGACTAAAATTTGGTAAACAGTAGCATCATATAATCCATTCACTTGACACTGCAAGGAAACCAAATGCTGAACAGAACAATATATTTATTCGCCTATGGATTTAGACAAAGAAAAGGGTGGCCTTAATGCACTTGGGGAAAAAAAATGTCCTCTTTCACTGTCAACTTCTAATAAGATCCAGAGGGCAGACAAAGAACTAAGAATTGGCTCGGCCTTCAAAAAGATTACATATGCATGAAAGACTTAAATTAGCCCAGCCCAGCTCTTTGTCCTCCCTTTTCCCCTTCTTACAAATTTAACTTCCTACTCTCTGTCTTCACAACCACACTCTGACCCTGCCCCCTCATAGCCACTCAATAGAGTCGCAAAAGGGCAGAGACGTGAAAGAAGGTTGGCCAGTAAGGAATAGTAGAGAAGAAGGGGAGCTAATTCCGTGGAGCGCGGCTATCCAAATGTGGCTGCGATAATGtgtaaaaaggaaaaattatacatctAACTTTATTCTTTGAAAACATTTATAACTCATTCACTCCAACTCTTAGCTACTTCTTgcattgcatttttttttttttttgtttttttttttaaattccttcCTGTTTGTGCCCCACGGCCATGTGAATCTATTCTTACGTGGCACTTAAGAATAGAGCTTATTTAAAAAACTAGGCTTAGCAATACCCTGATATAAACTTTTGACCACACCGCGTACAGCAATTAAATCAGTTAACAGATTCAGAACATGATTTTCCTCAGAAAACCGaatacaaaacaatcaaaatcaACACATTAAATTGGAAAAAAGAGGTCCAAAAATGAAATACAGGGTTTTGGGCAATCCATACAGTCAATGTGGATAAAAGTAAGAAGAGTTGCAAGTGAGAGACCTGCAGATCTTTCAATTTGACTCCAGCAGCAATTGAAACAAGCAGCTTCTTTCTGGAAAGAAGCGGCCTCAACTGCGAAACTACATCTTTAACTGCAAGCACGAAATCAAAACCGCAATGATACCATTATCGAGTAAACAACCACAAAATCACCACCTAATCATTCATGCCCCATATATATCTTTACAATCAATGCACATTATTTCAATCATTcaacaaataagaaaaaaacaaacagcCAAATCtttcaactaaaacaaaattttcaaacaaatccGAGATAATGGAAAGTGGAAATACCAACTTGAGGTTTGACAGAGAAAATGACGACGTCACTCTCTTCGACCACCTGCAACGATGCAACTTCAGTCATTCAATTAGATACAGAGATGTGCAAAAGCAGGGAAAGTGGGAGAAAGAGGGGGTTCAGACGTCGTCGTTTTCAGAGAGGAGATGGACTCCGAAGGACTCGAAGGCTTGGCGACGACTGGGGTCACGGTGGAAGGTGGAGATGCGATTGGGAGGGAGAACCCCCGATCGAACGATTCCTCTGGCGATGCTCTCAGCCATTTTACCTGCTCCGATAAACCCTAGTTTGTACGTGTCCGTCGGGATGGGTAGCGCCTCCATGGCTGCAATGCGACGTCGTATTTTTCTCACTACACTGCCGGGGACTGGTTCAGTTTGTTACGTTTTCTCGAAGCGGGAGGGAGATTTGATTTGGAAAGATCCTCCGACGCGGAACAAAAGGAGATTAGATTTGGTATCGGATTTGATGACACGTGTCAGGATCTGGTGATGGAGATAATGATTTGAACACGTGTCTTCTGTTCTGACGTTGGATTTATTTATGCGTTTGCGTTTCATCTTTCTGTTTTGCACGTGCAAGTGAAGCGATAGAAATCCTTAAACCCAACCTTCTCGGTTCTCTTTTACTTCTCAGATCTACATTCTCACTTTCTCGTCATGACAAGTAGATTCCACTAACACTCAATTTtacctaaaatttaaattttaagcaattataattttaattttgcgTGCTAATGAAGGTAAGTGAGAAGTTTGCTAGTATTTCTCTATACAAAATCCTCCACAAGTCTATTATGGGGTTTAATCACCTCAAAAAGGgttgtgattgataattgttgcgattttagttttttttatttttgtgttaaaattgaataaatataCATAAGAAAAATTAGGAAAGTAGAAGAGTAGAGAAAGAATGGTACTAGAGGTGTAGAATAACTGGAACAAAGACTGACAcacaaaaagagaaataaaaattaaaaatcaaatttcactTTGGACATGTTTGATACTAGGGCTgggcattgaaaaaaaaaatcgattgAACCTCCCGAACCGTACCGacaatttggtttggtttggttttttattttattttttaattttcggtggTTAAATTGAACCGCACCGACCTTAATTGGTTTGGCAATCGGTTCACAAAATGGTCGATTAACCGAACCGACCcgcatatatttaaatttttttaatcataaatAATTCGTGTAGTAATATAAATAGTTAGTTATTTATGAGTTACCGTGTTTCCACTACATGAAAACAAAACCTGATTAGTTTAAGAGTCCTTTTCGAGAAGAATAGGGGCACCGTTTGGAGAACTCAGTAGCTGCTGCTTTGATGCACTCCTTGGACTCCTTCATTTGTGCTTTCATTTGAGCAATCACTCATATTGATGCTATATTTTGTAGCTTTTGGAAgagaaatttattatttattttcgtcTTCAcacaaattgaaaatcaatccaAACCAACCCGCCACATTCGATTAACCAACTTGATCGGTGGTTTCGGTTTGCAATTTTGGTCAAACCGACTATGTCGGTTTTGACCCAAAACCAATCCAAACCAACCTGCGCCCACCCCTATATGATACGTAGGATTCTAAGAATTTCATTCTTTTCCTCTTTATTTCTTGCCATCCCTATCACCACTTCACCTCTCTTTTTCCTCAGTCTACTTCATATCTAAAAGACATACAAGAACGACATGGTTATCAAATGAATCCTAAAACTTGAGGATTTGAACTCGTTGTCAATTGTTTTTGCGGTGATTACTCTAACTTGACACGTTATTAAAGCA
Proteins encoded in this region:
- the LOC126591857 gene encoding pyrroline-5-carboxylate reductase-like; amino-acid sequence: MEALPIPTDTYKLGFIGAGKMAESIARGIVRSGVLPPNRISTFHRDPSRRQAFESFGVHLLSENDDVVEESDVVIFSVKPQVVKDVVSQLRPLLSRKKLLVSIAAGVKLKDLQEWAGHNRFIRVMPNTPSAVGAAASVLSLGGGATEQDGDLIAKVFGSIGKTWKADEKYFDAVTGLSGSGPAYIYLAIEALADGGVAAGLPRELALGLASQTVLGAASMACHTGKHPGQLKDDVTSPGGTTIAGVHELEKGGFRGILMNAVLAAAKRSREFSQS